A genomic segment from uncultured Marinifilum sp. encodes:
- a CDS encoding AAA family ATPase has protein sequence MNTLLQTHNSLLKNKKSNIRRELADQIDWSQRLIAIKGARGVGKTTFLLDYVREHCANDKTCLYINMNNLFFTERGLVSFVDEFYKKGGKLLLLDQIHKYPEWAQDLKICYEQYSGLKIIFTASSILRVKTNEILKDCVNVYYLNGLSFREFLNYETNNKFRSYSLEDILKNHESIVEGILEKVRPLAYFTDYLQFGYYPCYQEDRSFIDNLLKIVNLMLEFDITYLNQIELKYLPKLKKLLYIISGNVPFQPNVSKLANDVETSRATIMNYLRYLKNARLIRLLNTKESYKDSSKKPNKVYLHNTNLLYAISPDNIDEATLRETFFYNQVEPGRLITSTDMGHFMVDDKYSFYISDSSDNSDSKLRTENCFEAADMIERGEGNKIPLWLFGFLY, from the coding sequence ATGAACACCTTATTACAGACTCACAATAGTTTGTTGAAAAACAAAAAGAGCAATATTAGACGCGAACTCGCCGATCAGATTGATTGGTCGCAGCGTTTAATAGCGATAAAAGGTGCCCGAGGAGTAGGTAAAACTACTTTCCTTCTGGACTATGTTCGTGAGCATTGCGCAAACGATAAAACTTGCTTGTATATTAATATGAACAACCTCTTCTTTACCGAAAGAGGCTTGGTTTCTTTTGTCGACGAGTTTTATAAAAAAGGTGGTAAGCTTTTGTTGCTCGATCAAATTCATAAATATCCCGAATGGGCTCAGGATTTGAAAATTTGCTATGAGCAGTATTCTGGTCTAAAGATTATTTTTACAGCATCTTCTATTTTAAGAGTTAAAACAAACGAAATTCTTAAAGATTGTGTGAACGTTTATTATTTAAATGGTTTGTCGTTTCGCGAATTTTTAAATTACGAAACAAATAACAAATTTAGAAGTTATTCTTTAGAAGATATTCTTAAAAATCATGAGTCAATTGTTGAAGGTATTCTTGAAAAAGTTAGGCCTTTAGCTTATTTTACAGATTATCTTCAGTTTGGATATTATCCATGTTATCAGGAAGATAGGAGTTTTATTGATAATTTATTGAAAATTGTCAACCTAATGCTAGAGTTTGATATAACATATCTTAATCAAATAGAACTTAAATATCTGCCTAAGCTTAAAAAATTACTATACATTATATCGGGAAATGTACCTTTTCAACCCAATGTTAGTAAGCTCGCAAACGATGTTGAAACTTCAAGAGCGACAATAATGAATTACTTGCGTTATTTAAAAAATGCAAGATTAATACGATTATTAAATACCAAAGAAAGTTATAAAGATTCATCAAAGAAACCGAATAAGGTATACTTGCATAATACAAATCTTCTTTATGCAATTTCTCCTGATAATATTGATGAGGCAACTCTTAGAGAAACGTTTTTCTATAATCAGGTTGAACCAGGAAGATTAATTACAAGTACCGATATGGGGCATTTTATGGTGGATGATAAATATAGCTTCTATATTTCGGATAGTTCAGATAATTCAGATTCAAAACTAAGAACTGAAAATTGTTTCGAGGCTGCCGATATGATCGAACGAGGCGAAGGAAATAAAATTCCTTTATGGTTGTTCGGTTTTTTATATTAA
- the ruvX gene encoding Holliday junction resolvase RuvX, producing MARLLAIDYGRKRVGVAVTDPMQIIANGLDTVAAKDILDYLEKYINTEEVECFVVGYPKQLNNEDSESMRYLKPFLGKLKNKFPHIPIEMVDERFTSKIAFQTMIDGGLKKKQRQNKALVDKLSATIILQSYMEAKRNMF from the coding sequence TTGGCACGATTATTAGCAATTGATTACGGACGCAAGAGAGTAGGAGTAGCTGTTACAGATCCCATGCAGATAATTGCAAATGGTTTAGATACTGTTGCAGCAAAAGATATACTCGATTATCTGGAAAAATATATAAATACTGAAGAAGTAGAATGTTTTGTGGTTGGTTATCCTAAACAATTAAATAATGAGGATAGTGAATCGATGAGGTATTTAAAACCTTTTTTAGGAAAACTAAAAAATAAGTTTCCTCATATCCCAATCGAGATGGTTGATGAGCGTTTTACCTCTAAAATAGCATTTCAAACCATGATAGATGGAGGGTTAAAAAAGAAACAGCGTCAGAATAAGGCTTTAGTTGATAAACTTAGTGCTACAATTATTCTTCAATCGTATATGGAAGCAAAGCGTAACATGTTTTAA
- a CDS encoding PepSY-associated TM helix domain-containing protein, with the protein MNWNLKLRNWHRDFSYFYVGLLIAFSVSGIALNHRHSWDPRDYVYETIKLKIDIPKDRNAITDEFFKQSLIDNNIDLKLRGTAWRRGGYNLYFDGAYAFINPLTGEGEIERFKIRPVLGQMVDLHKSSNDLWIWYSDIFAISVLLICITGLIIAKGKNGFKKRGWKLALLGIIIPSVFWFFL; encoded by the coding sequence ATGAATTGGAATCTAAAACTACGAAATTGGCATAGAGATTTTTCTTACTTCTATGTTGGTTTGTTAATCGCTTTTTCTGTATCAGGAATTGCTTTAAATCATCGTCACTCATGGGATCCTCGTGATTATGTGTATGAAACGATTAAGTTGAAAATTGATATACCAAAGGATCGTAATGCAATAACAGATGAATTTTTTAAGCAAAGCTTAATAGACAACAATATAGATTTAAAACTAAGAGGTACTGCTTGGAGAAGAGGAGGCTATAATCTCTATTTTGATGGGGCTTATGCTTTTATTAATCCGTTAACAGGGGAAGGTGAAATTGAACGATTTAAAATTCGACCTGTATTAGGACAGATGGTTGATTTACACAAATCGTCTAATGATTTGTGGATTTGGTATTCAGATATTTTTGCCATAAGTGTTTTGTTAATTTGTATTACTGGCTTAATTATAGCCAAAGGGAAAAATGGCTTTAAGAAACGTGGCTGGAAATTGGCTTTACTGGGAATTATAATACCATCAGTCTTTTGGTTTTTTCTCTAA
- the def gene encoding peptide deformylase, translated as MILPITIYGHPVLRKVAKDIDKDYPDLEKFKEDMWQTMYYSDGVGLAAPQVGRSIRMFVLDCTSFAEEEPELEGFKKMFINAKITERTGDEWAMSEGCLSIPGINEDVRRPETIKIEYYDENWEFHQEEYSGYAARVIQHEYDHLEGILFTDHCAPIKKRLLRGKLTGISKGKFKAKYRFTLAK; from the coding sequence ATGATATTACCAATTACAATTTATGGACATCCTGTATTGAGGAAGGTTGCCAAGGATATTGATAAAGATTATCCAGATCTTGAAAAGTTTAAGGAAGATATGTGGCAAACCATGTATTATTCTGATGGAGTTGGTTTGGCCGCACCTCAGGTTGGTCGTTCAATTCGTATGTTTGTTTTGGATTGTACCTCTTTTGCCGAAGAAGAGCCAGAACTGGAAGGGTTTAAAAAAATGTTTATTAATGCGAAAATTACCGAACGTACTGGCGACGAATGGGCCATGTCTGAAGGTTGTTTGAGTATTCCTGGAATTAATGAAGATGTTCGCAGACCAGAAACCATTAAAATTGAATACTACGACGAAAACTGGGAGTTTCATCAGGAAGAATATTCTGGATATGCAGCTAGAGTTATTCAGCATGAATATGATCACCTAGAGGGAATACTATTTACCGACCATTGTGCTCCTATTAAAAAACGTTTATTACGAGGTAAGTTAACTGGAATTTCGAAAGGAAAATTTAAAGCGAAATACAGATTTACTCTAGCTAAATAA
- a CDS encoding dihydroorotate dehydrogenase-like protein: MAKLNVEFMGINLKNPIIVGACTYSASVEGAKKLEQAGAAAIVYKSLFEEQIQMEQAQFTDELDEYAERNAEMISLFPALEHAGPKEHLLKLEEVKKNVNIPVIASLNCLYDVTWFDYALQLEKTGVDALELNFYQVPIDTEKTAAQIEDEKIKIVETLKKRLSIPFSVKLSPYYTNMSNFINRLDKAGASAFVLFNRLFQPEINIKKEKHVTSFNLSNQGDYKLGLRYVGLMHKKIKGELCGSNGIYSCEDVVQMILSGADTIQMVSAIYKNEPSHISKILSELENWMDNQGYKTIDEFKGKLSDNELKASDVYYRAQYLDYLLQPEEARSKNVMR; encoded by the coding sequence ATGGCAAAATTGAACGTAGAATTTATGGGGATAAACTTAAAAAATCCCATTATTGTAGGAGCATGTACTTATTCAGCAAGCGTTGAAGGGGCAAAAAAACTTGAACAAGCAGGAGCGGCTGCAATTGTATATAAATCTCTTTTCGAAGAGCAAATTCAAATGGAACAAGCTCAATTTACCGATGAATTAGATGAATATGCCGAAAGAAATGCAGAAATGATTTCATTATTTCCAGCTTTGGAACATGCAGGTCCCAAAGAACATTTACTTAAATTGGAAGAGGTAAAAAAGAATGTAAATATTCCAGTAATTGCCAGTCTTAATTGTTTATATGATGTAACTTGGTTTGATTACGCTTTGCAATTAGAAAAAACTGGAGTTGATGCACTGGAATTAAATTTTTATCAAGTACCCATTGATACAGAAAAAACAGCAGCTCAAATTGAAGATGAGAAAATTAAAATAGTTGAAACATTAAAAAAGAGACTATCCATTCCTTTCTCAGTAAAATTGAGTCCTTACTATACCAATATGTCTAATTTTATTAATCGATTAGATAAGGCTGGAGCCTCTGCATTTGTTTTGTTTAATAGATTATTTCAACCCGAAATTAATATTAAAAAAGAAAAACATGTTACTAGTTTTAATTTAAGTAACCAAGGAGACTATAAATTAGGTTTGCGTTATGTAGGTTTAATGCATAAGAAAATAAAAGGCGAATTATGTGGTTCAAATGGAATATATTCTTGTGAAGATGTGGTTCAAATGATACTTAGTGGTGCCGATACTATTCAAATGGTAAGTGCTATCTACAAAAATGAGCCTTCTCACATTTCTAAGATATTATCCGAACTTGAAAACTGGATGGATAATCAGGGATATAAAACAATAGATGAATTTAAAGGGAAATTATCTGATAACGAATTGAAAGCTTCGGATGTTTACTATAGAGCTCAATATCTTGATTATCTTCTTCAGCCCGAAGAAGCAAGATCCAAAAATGTAATGCGATAA
- the ppdK gene encoding pyruvate, phosphate dikinase has protein sequence MSTKYVYTFGDGKAEGKADMRNLLGGKGANLAEMNLIGVPVPAGFTITTDVCTDYNKLGKDAVVAMIKDQVEAAVADTEKAMNAKFDAKDGFPLLLSVRSGARASMPGMMNTVLNLGMNDDTVKIVADQSGNEKFAYDSYRRFIHMYGDVVMGVEAEEGQHNPFEVVLDEMKESKGYKVDTELTVEDLKALVEGYKAVIREHAGVDFPTNPWDQLWGAVCAVFDSWDTERAILYRRMEGIPDDWGTAVNVQAMVYGNMGETSATGVCFSRDAATGEDLFNGEYLINAQGEDVVAGVRTPLEITTIGSKRWAERNGTSEEERKANFLSMEEAMPELYEELNTIQQKLEDHYTDMQDMEFTVQQGKLWMLQTRSGKRTGAAMVKMAVDMLEQGLIDEKTAILRQEPNKLDELLHPVFEKSALEAATELSKGLPASPGAATGQIVFSAEDAEAWAAEGKKVILVRRETSPEDLKGMYAAEGILTERGGMTSHAAVVARGMGKCCISSAAGVLVTGTSMTINGVEYKEGDFISLNGTTGIVYKGKVATITPSLDGDFGKVMDLAEKNTRMYVRTNADTPADAKTAREFGAKGIGLCRTEHMFFEGDKIWKMREMILAEDVQGRKDALAKLLPVQREDFSGILEAMDGLGVTIRLLDPPLHEFTPNDAESQKEMAEKLGVDVKVVAEKVESLHEFNPMLGHRGCRLGNTYPEITEMQARAILEAACDLKAKGKDPKPEIMVPLIGTVKELKMQEAIIRDTAAAVFAEKGVEVDFMVGTMIEIPRAAVTADEIAEVAEFFSFGTNDLTQMGFGYSRDDAGKFLPIYIEKGILKNDPFAVLDQDGIGQLVRMGCEKGKSTRKDIKLGICGEHGGEPSSVEFCHRTGLDYVSCSPFRVPIARLAAAQANLR, from the coding sequence ATGAGTACTAAGTACGTTTATACTTTTGGTGATGGTAAGGCCGAAGGTAAAGCAGACATGAGAAATTTGCTTGGAGGTAAGGGTGCTAACCTTGCTGAAATGAACCTAATCGGTGTTCCAGTACCTGCTGGTTTCACTATCACTACTGACGTTTGTACTGATTACAACAAGCTTGGAAAAGATGCTGTTGTAGCAATGATCAAAGATCAGGTTGAGGCTGCTGTAGCTGACACAGAAAAAGCAATGAACGCAAAATTTGATGCAAAAGATGGTTTCCCATTGTTGCTATCTGTTCGTTCAGGTGCTCGTGCTTCTATGCCAGGTATGATGAATACTGTTCTAAACCTAGGTATGAACGATGATACAGTGAAAATTGTAGCTGATCAATCAGGTAATGAGAAATTTGCTTACGATTCATATCGTCGTTTCATCCACATGTACGGTGACGTTGTAATGGGTGTTGAGGCTGAAGAAGGACAACACAATCCATTTGAGGTTGTTCTTGACGAAATGAAAGAATCTAAAGGCTATAAAGTTGATACTGAATTAACAGTTGAAGATCTTAAAGCTCTTGTGGAAGGATATAAAGCAGTTATTCGTGAGCATGCAGGTGTTGATTTCCCAACAAATCCTTGGGATCAGCTTTGGGGTGCTGTTTGCGCTGTATTCGATTCATGGGATACTGAAAGAGCTATTCTTTACCGTAGAATGGAAGGTATTCCTGATGATTGGGGTACTGCAGTAAATGTTCAAGCTATGGTATATGGTAATATGGGTGAAACTTCTGCAACTGGAGTTTGTTTTTCTCGTGATGCTGCAACTGGTGAAGATTTATTTAACGGTGAGTACTTAATTAATGCACAAGGTGAAGACGTTGTTGCTGGTGTTCGTACTCCTCTTGAAATTACTACTATTGGTTCTAAGCGTTGGGCTGAGCGTAATGGTACTTCTGAAGAAGAACGTAAAGCAAATTTCCTTTCAATGGAAGAAGCTATGCCTGAGCTATATGAAGAATTGAATACTATCCAGCAAAAACTTGAAGATCACTATACTGATATGCAAGATATGGAGTTTACTGTTCAACAAGGTAAACTTTGGATGTTGCAAACTCGTTCTGGTAAACGTACTGGTGCAGCTATGGTAAAAATGGCTGTGGATATGTTAGAGCAAGGTCTTATCGATGAGAAAACAGCTATTCTTCGTCAAGAACCTAATAAATTAGATGAGCTTTTACATCCTGTATTCGAAAAATCAGCTCTAGAGGCTGCAACAGAACTTTCTAAAGGTCTTCCTGCTTCTCCAGGTGCTGCTACAGGACAAATCGTATTTTCTGCAGAAGATGCTGAAGCATGGGCTGCTGAAGGTAAAAAAGTAATTTTAGTACGTCGCGAAACTTCTCCAGAAGATTTGAAAGGTATGTACGCTGCTGAAGGTATTCTTACTGAGCGTGGTGGTATGACTTCTCACGCTGCTGTTGTTGCTCGTGGTATGGGAAAATGTTGTATTTCTTCTGCTGCTGGTGTACTAGTTACTGGTACTTCAATGACTATCAATGGTGTTGAGTACAAAGAAGGTGATTTCATCTCATTAAACGGTACTACTGGTATTGTTTACAAAGGTAAGGTTGCTACTATTACTCCTTCTTTAGATGGTGATTTTGGTAAAGTAATGGACTTGGCTGAGAAAAATACTCGTATGTATGTTCGTACAAATGCTGATACTCCTGCTGATGCAAAAACAGCTCGTGAGTTTGGTGCTAAAGGTATTGGTCTTTGTCGTACAGAGCACATGTTCTTCGAAGGTGATAAAATCTGGAAGATGCGTGAAATGATTCTTGCTGAAGATGTTCAGGGTCGTAAAGATGCATTAGCTAAATTACTTCCTGTTCAAAGAGAAGATTTCTCTGGTATTCTTGAGGCTATGGACGGTCTTGGTGTAACTATTCGTCTACTGGATCCACCATTGCACGAGTTTACTCCTAACGATGCTGAGTCTCAAAAAGAAATGGCTGAGAAATTAGGTGTTGATGTAAAAGTTGTTGCTGAAAAAGTTGAGTCTCTTCATGAGTTTAACCCTATGTTGGGTCACCGTGGTTGTCGTTTAGGTAACACTTATCCAGAGATTACTGAAATGCAGGCTCGCGCTATTCTTGAAGCTGCTTGTGACTTGAAAGCGAAAGGAAAAGATCCTAAGCCAGAGATTATGGTTCCTTTAATCGGTACTGTAAAAGAGCTTAAGATGCAGGAAGCTATCATCAGAGATACTGCTGCTGCTGTATTCGCTGAAAAAGGTGTTGAAGTTGATTTCATGGTAGGTACAATGATCGAGATTCCTCGTGCTGCTGTAACTGCTGACGAAATTGCTGAAGTTGCTGAATTCTTCTCTTTCGGAACTAATGACTTGACTCAAATGGGATTCGGTTATTCTCGTGATGATGCTGGTAAATTCTTACCTATCTATATCGAGAAAGGTATCCTTAAGAATGATCCATTTGCTGTTCTTGATCAGGATGGTATCGGACAATTAGTTCGTATGGGTTGTGAAAAAGGTAAATCTACACGTAAAGATATCAAATTAGGTATCTGCGGTGAGCATGGTGGTGAGCCATCATCAGTTGAGTTCTGTCACAGAACAGGTTTGGATTACGTATCATGTTCTCCTTTCCGTGTGCCAATCGCACGTTTAGCTGCTGCTCAGGCAAACTTGAGATAA
- the nifJ gene encoding pyruvate:ferredoxin (flavodoxin) oxidoreductase codes for MAREKKFITCDGNAAAAHVAYMFSEVSCIYPITPSSPMAEYVDEWAAQGRKNLFGETVQLVEMQSEAGAAGAVHGSLQAGALTTTYTASQGLLLMIPNMYKIAGELLPCVFHISARALAAQALSIFGDHSDVYSARQTGFAMLASGSVQEVMDLSAVSHLTAIKSRVPFMNFFDGFRTSHEIQKVEAVDMEDMRDLVDHEALQAFRDRALNPETPVTRGTAQNPDIYFQSREAANPFYDAVPDIVADYMKEMTKITGREYKPFVYYGAEDAENIIIAMGSVNETIREAVDYKMANGEKVGVVCVHLYRPFSAKHFLSVIPDSVKRICVLDRTKETGANGEPLYLDVREIFYGKENAPLVIGGRYGLGSKDVTPSQIVAVYKNLAMNEPKNQFTLGIVDDVTFKSLPLLPEVKMNSESLYEAKFYGLGSDGTVGANKNSIKIIGGSTDKYCQAYFAYDSKKSGGFTASHLRFGDEPIRSTYLVTTPDFVACHVPAYVYLYDVLKGLKKGGSFLLNSIYDAEETVKHLPNHMKKYMAENEIKFYIINGTKLGEELGLGSRTNTIMQSAFFKITGVIPFELAVEEMKKAIVKSYGKKGEKIVNMNYAAVDAGGENVVEVEVSADWKNLEDTKEGAAEKSKRPEFVAKVCDPMNAQAGDDLAVSAFAGREDGTFPNGTTKYEKRGVAVSVPEWNEETCIQCNQCAYVCPHAAIRPFLLTEEEVAAAPEGTAVKPATGKDLKGLSFRIQVAVEDCTGCGNCVDVCPAPKAKALEMKHLETQGAEKERWHYMDEKVGYKELLPKNNVKNSQFAQPLFEFSGACAGCGETPYIKLITQLFGERMMVANATGCSSIYGGSAPSTPYCKNNKSGKGPAWANSLFEDNAEFGFGMNEGVRKMRNRIELRMQDAMEEVNADTKAAFAEWLENKDNGEASVAASAKVEEALANETHAVAKEILNIKNYLIKKSQWIFGGDGWAYDIGFGGLDHVLASGEDVNVLVMDTEIYSNTGGQASKATPVGAVAKFAAAGKRIRKKDLGMIAMSYGYVYVAQVAMGANQAQYMKAIKEAEAYPGPSLIIAYAPCISHGLKASMGKSQAEEKKAVEAGYWHLYRNNPALENDGKNPFTLDSKEPKWENFQDFLLGEVRYTSLQKSFPEQAKELFVAAEENAKWRFKTYKRQAAMDYTEE; via the coding sequence ATGGCAAGAGAAAAAAAATTCATTACCTGCGATGGTAATGCAGCAGCTGCTCACGTAGCATATATGTTTAGTGAGGTGTCTTGTATTTACCCAATCACACCATCTTCACCTATGGCTGAATATGTTGATGAATGGGCTGCTCAAGGTCGTAAAAACCTTTTTGGCGAAACTGTTCAGTTAGTAGAAATGCAATCGGAAGCTGGTGCAGCTGGTGCTGTGCACGGATCTTTGCAAGCCGGTGCATTAACAACTACGTATACCGCATCTCAGGGATTATTATTGATGATTCCTAACATGTATAAAATTGCTGGTGAGTTATTACCATGTGTATTCCATATTAGTGCTCGTGCTCTTGCAGCTCAAGCCTTAAGTATTTTTGGTGATCACTCAGATGTATATTCTGCACGTCAAACAGGTTTTGCAATGTTAGCTTCAGGTTCAGTTCAGGAAGTAATGGATCTTTCTGCTGTATCTCACTTAACTGCTATCAAATCAAGAGTTCCTTTCATGAACTTCTTCGATGGATTCCGTACTTCTCACGAAATTCAGAAAGTAGAAGCTGTTGATATGGAAGACATGAGAGATCTTGTTGATCATGAAGCTCTTCAGGCTTTCCGCGATCGTGCATTAAATCCAGAAACTCCTGTTACTAGAGGTACTGCTCAGAATCCTGATATCTATTTCCAATCTCGCGAAGCTGCTAACCCATTTTACGATGCGGTTCCTGATATCGTAGCAGATTACATGAAGGAAATGACTAAAATTACAGGAAGAGAGTACAAGCCTTTCGTGTATTATGGAGCAGAAGATGCTGAAAACATCATTATCGCAATGGGATCTGTTAACGAAACCATTAGAGAAGCTGTTGATTATAAAATGGCTAATGGCGAAAAAGTTGGTGTTGTTTGTGTACACTTATATCGTCCATTCTCAGCTAAGCATTTCTTAAGTGTTATTCCAGACTCAGTAAAACGTATCTGCGTTCTTGATCGTACTAAAGAAACTGGAGCTAATGGTGAACCATTGTATCTTGATGTAAGAGAAATATTCTACGGAAAAGAAAACGCTCCATTGGTAATTGGTGGTCGTTACGGATTAGGTTCTAAAGATGTAACTCCTTCTCAAATTGTTGCAGTTTATAAAAACTTAGCAATGAACGAGCCTAAAAATCAATTTACTTTAGGTATTGTTGATGATGTGACTTTCAAATCACTTCCATTATTGCCAGAAGTTAAGATGAATTCTGAGTCTCTTTACGAAGCTAAATTCTATGGTTTGGGTTCTGATGGTACTGTTGGTGCTAATAAAAACTCAATCAAAATTATTGGTGGTTCAACCGATAAATATTGTCAAGCATATTTCGCTTACGATTCTAAAAAATCAGGTGGATTTACTGCTTCTCACCTTCGTTTTGGTGATGAGCCAATTCGCTCAACATATTTGGTAACTACTCCCGACTTTGTTGCATGTCACGTTCCTGCTTATGTATATCTTTATGATGTATTAAAAGGATTGAAAAAAGGTGGTTCATTCTTATTGAACTCAATTTATGATGCTGAAGAGACTGTTAAGCACCTCCCAAATCACATGAAAAAGTACATGGCTGAAAATGAGATTAAATTCTACATTATCAACGGTACTAAATTGGGTGAAGAACTTGGACTTGGATCAAGAACCAATACAATTATGCAATCTGCTTTCTTTAAAATTACAGGTGTAATTCCATTCGAATTAGCTGTTGAAGAAATGAAAAAAGCGATTGTTAAGTCGTATGGTAAAAAAGGTGAGAAAATTGTTAATATGAACTACGCTGCTGTTGATGCAGGTGGTGAGAATGTTGTAGAAGTTGAAGTTTCTGCTGATTGGAAAAACCTTGAAGACACAAAAGAGGGTGCTGCTGAAAAAAGTAAACGTCCTGAATTTGTAGCTAAGGTTTGTGATCCTATGAATGCACAAGCAGGTGATGATCTTGCTGTATCTGCATTTGCTGGTCGTGAAGATGGTACTTTCCCTAATGGAACTACTAAATACGAGAAACGTGGTGTGGCAGTTAGCGTACCTGAATGGAACGAGGAAACTTGTATTCAGTGTAACCAATGTGCTTACGTTTGTCCTCATGCTGCAATTCGTCCATTCTTATTAACAGAAGAAGAAGTTGCTGCTGCTCCAGAAGGAACTGCTGTTAAACCAGCTACAGGTAAAGATCTTAAAGGTCTAAGCTTCCGTATTCAGGTTGCTGTAGAAGACTGTACTGGATGTGGTAACTGTGTTGATGTTTGTCCAGCTCCTAAAGCTAAAGCTCTTGAAATGAAACATCTTGAAACTCAGGGAGCTGAGAAAGAAAGATGGCATTACATGGATGAAAAAGTAGGTTACAAAGAATTGTTACCTAAAAATAATGTGAAGAATTCACAGTTTGCTCAACCATTATTCGAGTTCTCTGGAGCTTGTGCTGGTTGTGGAGAAACTCCATATATCAAATTAATTACTCAATTGTTTGGTGAAAGAATGATGGTTGCTAATGCTACTGGCTGTTCTTCTATCTACGGAGGTTCTGCACCTTCAACTCCTTATTGTAAAAATAATAAGAGTGGTAAAGGTCCTGCTTGGGCTAACTCATTATTCGAAGATAATGCTGAATTTGGCTTTGGTATGAACGAAGGTGTTCGCAAAATGCGTAACCGTATCGAACTTCGGATGCAAGATGCTATGGAAGAAGTTAATGCCGATACCAAAGCTGCATTTGCCGAATGGTTAGAGAATAAAGATAATGGCGAAGCTTCAGTTGCAGCTTCTGCTAAAGTTGAAGAAGCTCTTGCTAATGAAACTCACGCTGTAGCTAAAGAAATTCTTAATATCAAGAATTACTTAATCAAGAAATCTCAATGGATTTTTGGTGGCGACGGATGGGCTTATGATATCGGATTTGGTGGATTAGATCACGTATTGGCTTCTGGTGAAGATGTAAATGTTTTGGTAATGGATACCGAAATTTATTCTAACACAGGAGGACAAGCTTCTAAAGCAACTCCAGTTGGTGCTGTAGCTAAATTTGCTGCTGCTGGTAAGCGTATCAGAAAGAAAGATCTTGGAATGATTGCAATGTCTTACGGATATGTTTATGTTGCTCAGGTTGCTATGGGTGCAAACCAAGCTCAATACATGAAAGCTATTAAAGAAGCTGAGGCTTATCCAGGACCATCTTTGATTATCGCTTATGCTCCATGTATTTCTCACGGATTAAAAGCATCTATGGGAAAATCACAAGCAGAAGAGAAAAAAGCTGTTGAAGCAGGATACTGGCATTTGTATCGTAATAACCCAGCATTAGAGAATGATGGTAAAAACCCATTTACACTAGACTCGAAAGAGCCTAAGTGGGAAAATTTCCAAGATTTCTTATTGGGTGAAGTTCGTTATACTTCATTACAAAAATCATTCCCTGAGCAAGCTAAAGAGTTATTCGTAGCTGCAGAAGAGAATGCTAAATGGAGATTTAAAACATACAAGCGTCAAGCTGCTATGGATTATACTGAAGAATAG